In Paenibacillus stellifer, the DNA window TCTGTCGCCGGTGGCCATCTTTCTGATCTCCACCTACTCCTACACGAAGCGCTTCACCTATCTCAGCCATCTGTATCTGGGCTTCGTTATCGCGTCCGCACCGATCGGCGCCTGGTTCGCGGTAACCGGGAATATTGCCTTCACTCCCTTCGTGATCGGTACGGTCGTCATGCTGTGGATCGCCGGGTTCGATATTATATACGGCACACAGGATATCGACTTTGACCGCCGCGCCGGGCTGTGGTCGATTCCCAGCTATTTCGGGCTGGAGAACGCGCTGCGCATTGCCAAGGCACTGCACTTCATTATGATTCTGCTTCTGCTGTTCCTGTACGTATGGCGCGGGCTGGGCTGGATATATCTCGTCGGAATCGGTATCGCGACCGTGCTGCTCATGACGGAGCATCAAATCATCAAGCCATCCAACCGGCAACTGATGAAGATCGCCTCCTACAATCTGAACCAGGTGATCAGCATGGTCATTCTGGCCTGTACGCTGACGGATTATTTCTACATCACCAATTAGTGATTAAACGATCAGATAAACTACACAGCAATTCTGTAGTTTATCTTTTTTTTAGTTGAAATATGGACGCGGTATATATAATTACTAATGAAGACAATATTGGTAAATTAATACCTTTTGAAACACTTGAGTAAATGCCAATGCTAGCAAGGATAGCAGCCCCTAATGCAATTAATAGACTTTTTCTTCCCATTCTGAGTTCACCCCAACCTCCATGATATTCCAATTTATTTGTATAATTGCATTTTATTAGAAATAAATCAAGTTAACCTTTCTATAGCTAAAAAAATTAAGATTGAATTTTCGTTGCCATATGCTCTGGTAATGGGGGGAGTAAACTCAACTATCTTCCGTTATTGATGTACATCGGCGGGGAATATAAAAGGGTTTGGAAACGAGATGTGAGGCAGGCTGTATCAGAGTAAAAAGAACAGCCGCTTTCCCTGAGAAGGCGGCTGTTAAATGCTTAATAAGGCCAATAGAGCGGAGCAAATTATTGCCGATGGGTGACGGCATGAGAGATGAGGACAGAAGCTGGAGCGCAGGAGGCGGTCAGTTGTCTCTGCCCGAGAAATAGCGGAGCAGCGTCTCCAGGTCGGCATAGGCCGGGAAGTTCCGGAGCCGCAGCTGCGCGATGTCGGCCGCCTGCTCCAGATAGCGCCGGCAGGTCTCCTCCGTGCGCTCCAGTGCGCCGCTGCCGGCAATGGCAGCGAGCGCCTCCTCAATCTCTTCCTCGGAGGAATGGGGGCCGACGCGCCGGATGACAGGCGCGAGCTCCGGATTCTGCAGCGCGTACATAACCGGCAGCGTAACCTGTCCATTCCGGAGATCGCTTCCTGCCGGCTTGCCCAGCGCCTCTGACGACTGGGTGAAGTCCAGCAGGTCGTCCTGAATCTGAAAGGCGATGCCGAGCGCTTCGCCGAAGACATACAGAGCGTCGGCTGTCTCCTGCGCGCCTTCCGTAGACAGCGCGCCAATCCGCAGGCAGGTTGCCATCAGCATCGCCGTCTTGTTCAGGGATTTCTCCACGTATTGCTCCAGAGTAAGTCCGTAATCATAGGCATGCTCCATCTGCTGATACTCGCCGATGCACAGCTGGGCGGTGGCGACAGCTGAGAGATCATGCACATAACGGTTCTTGTCTCCAGCATGCTGGCTCAGCAGTTCGATGACCCGGGCCGACATATAGTTGCCGATATGCACGGCGGGAAGAACGCCCGTCCGGGTATGCAGGGCGGGCTGACCCCGCCGCAGCTCGGCCCCGTCGATAATATCGTCGTGAATGAGCGAGGCGGCATGAATGAATTCCGCCGCAGCCGCAAGCTGGAAGGTGCGCCGTCCGGGCTTCTTCTTGCCAAACCGGCCGCCCACGATAACCATAAGCGGCCGAAGGCGCTTGCCGCCCGAGCCGATAAGCTCCATAATTCCGGAACGCAGCGGCGAATCGGCCGGCACATCCCGGTCGCTCGTTACCAGCCGCTCGATTTCGCGGTTGACTTCACTAATCTCGATATGCAAGGCTTCGTGCAGTTTCATGTCGGGCCTATCCCACCTGTTCTATCGCTTTGGCCGGACGGCCGCTTTTTTTGAATTCCTTCACCAGATGCTGCCCGATTAATCCGGCGTAGTCTGTCTCCCCATCCTGTCCGCAAGAGCGGGCAATCTGTTGGCGTTTGACATATGGAGCCAGGAACGCGACAAGATCAAGCTCCCGGTGCTGAATGGCGAACTGGAGATAGAAGCTGTACAGATAATCGCCGTCCAGTACATGCCGGACCAGATCCTGATCATCGTGGTTGCATTTCATATGGCTTCGGGCAGCCTCGGTCAAAATAATATAGAGACCGGCAAGACAGACGCGGCGCCGGGCATCCATTTCGAAGCCGTCCAGAACGGCGAGCAGCCTGTCGCCTTCTTCCGCTTCGAAAGAAAGCTGTATTCCGGCAATAGGCGACAATTCGGCCTGGAGCAGCAGCAGAGCATCTTGAGTGAGATGTCTGTTCATGAGATTCACTCCTTCTTGTCGGTTTTGCCGGGGGCTGCTCGGTGGAAATGGGTCATCCCTACAAAACCCTTTAAATAAGGAGAGTAATGTGCCTAAGAGACACATTACTCCAAGAGAACGGCTATTAAGCTTGCCAACCACATCAAAACTACATATTTCTAATATAAGCTTGCTTATTATAAGGAGCGGATCAGTCGGTGAACAGATACCAGCGCCTTACGAGCGGAATTTTCTTCCACTGCTTCTTGAGCCAAGGCAGGACATAGTAGTCAAGGCTGAACACGCTGCCGGCTCCGCCGACGCATGCGATTGCCGCACCTACATACCACAGCATTTCCGTGGATGCCATCTTGGTCGTCCAGATCATGACGGCCATCGCGATCGTTCCCAAAGAGGCGATAGCGGTGAACAGGCCGACGATCAGCATGACGCCAAAGATGATTTCGGCGCATACCATGCCAAGCTGGAACCATTTGGCCAGGAACGTGAAGTGGCCGTCCGGTTGATAGAACAGCAGGTCCATGAACCAATTGGTGATGTTGTAGATAAATTTCGGAACAGGAAGCGCGGAGACGGCTTCCGAAGCCGATTCAACTGCCGAAGCCGCCGATTGGGCGTCAACCGTATCCTTGACGTTGCTTACCGCTTCACTGGCTGCCGAAGTGGCATCCTGAAGATAAGGAGCCGCCGGAATCAGGAAGATCTTCGTCCAGCCCTGATCAATTATCTTGTTCAGCTTGTCTATACCTTCATACAGCCACATGCCGCCGAGAAGGATGCGAAGCGGAACGAGCCAGAAGTTGGGCGAACGCTTGGAGAAGTAGCCGCCGACGAAGCTTCTGCGGTTCTCCACATGGAAGAACTCGTGCATCATGTAGGTCCATACTTTGTTGAAGCCGACAACGCCGGCAGGTAGTAAATGTTGATCATATGCTTGGCGAACATTGCCATGAAGCCGGTGAGCATGAACATTTTGTTCGGAAGACCCACGTTGGCTACGCCATAGCGGCTGCCGATCGAGACCATCGTTCCGTGGAATGCCGGTTTGTAAGTTTTCTTCGCGGTACCGTTGAT includes these proteins:
- a CDS encoding UbiA-like polyprenyltransferase, with the translated sequence MVILNAFKIAGHKLKMFSELVMFSHTLFSLPFAVISMVWAAGGWPSGRIMLWGLIALIGARNGANAFNRLADRVFDGQNPRTAHRHLPQRLLAEKEVAIFVVVNYLIFILASGMLNLLCLVLSPVAIFLISTYSYTKRFTYLSHLYLGFVIASAPIGAWFAVTGNIAFTPFVIGTVVMLWIAGFDIIYGTQDIDFDRRAGLWSIPSYFGLENALRIAKALHFIMILLLLFLYVWRGLGWIYLVGIGIATVLLMTEHQIIKPSNRQLMKIASYNLNQVISMVILACTLTDYFYITN
- a CDS encoding polyprenyl synthetase family protein translates to MKLHEALHIEISEVNREIERLVTSDRDVPADSPLRSGIMELIGSGGKRLRPLMVIVGGRFGKKKPGRRTFQLAAAAEFIHAASLIHDDIIDGAELRRGQPALHTRTGVLPAVHIGNYMSARVIELLSQHAGDKNRYVHDLSAVATAQLCIGEYQQMEHAYDYGLTLEQYVEKSLNKTAMLMATCLRIGALSTEGAQETADALYVFGEALGIAFQIQDDLLDFTQSSEALGKPAGSDLRNGQVTLPVMYALQNPELAPVIRRVGPHSSEEEIEEALAAIAGSGALERTEETCRRYLEQAADIAQLRLRNFPAYADLETLLRYFSGRDN